A genomic stretch from Candidatus Saganbacteria bacterium includes:
- a CDS encoding NDP-sugar synthase, with the protein MIGFILAEGMGSRLYPLTLRKANQISIERGIPPRCFNINVRPKPLAPITNRPMIYSSLLMMRSLGVDKTFVTTGVWNDIYMKHFEQLGVDAYLVKNRRLGYFEKIVKIVMEEVRKGYKGTVVVLSGDIVSNIDPRPALAVHERQKATATIVSTPITDDVRTCSPIVIEDPLQKSGLIADYRHKLSRQDALKLSRYRNSSVYLFDTSFFEMVAGMADEDDLDFSEDIFPWLVKNRSAKFMGYASDALWADVGELDYYLNIQRAALDQRLHFPYTEEFYPQSRIYAAGRYRVLGPSIISEGCDIGRGSVIGPYAVIGEGWGIGSNSKIIRSVFWPVDIGPSGYPGCFTVESGVTVADCAVGSGRIDRDAREEVIVSNGSETFRRQLNISGGH; encoded by the coding sequence ATGATAGGTTTTATTTTGGCTGAAGGCATGGGATCAAGGCTCTATCCGCTGACTTTAAGGAAAGCGAATCAGATCAGCATCGAAAGAGGTATTCCGCCACGCTGTTTTAATATAAATGTCAGGCCAAAGCCCCTGGCCCCGATAACGAACCGTCCGATGATATATTCGTCACTTTTGATGATGAGATCGTTGGGAGTCGACAAAACATTCGTAACAACGGGGGTATGGAACGATATCTATATGAAACATTTCGAGCAGCTTGGTGTTGATGCATATCTTGTCAAGAACAGGCGGCTGGGATATTTCGAGAAGATAGTCAAGATCGTCATGGAAGAGGTCCGGAAAGGTTATAAAGGGACCGTGGTCGTTCTAAGCGGCGATATTGTCTCGAATATCGATCCCCGTCCCGCGTTAGCTGTACATGAAAGACAAAAAGCCACGGCAACCATTGTATCAACACCCATAACAGATGATGTAAGGACCTGTTCTCCTATAGTTATAGAAGATCCGCTTCAAAAGAGCGGCCTGATCGCTGATTACCGCCATAAGCTGTCCCGGCAAGATGCGTTGAAACTGAGCCGCTACAGGAATTCATCCGTTTATCTATTTGACACTTCCTTTTTTGAGATGGTAGCCGGAATGGCCGATGAAGACGATTTAGATTTCAGCGAAGATATCTTTCCATGGCTGGTAAAAAACAGGAGTGCCAAATTTATGGGATATGCTTCGGACGCTCTGTGGGCAGATGTCGGCGAGCTTGACTATTATTTAAATATTCAACGGGCGGCACTGGATCAGAGACTGCATTTTCCGTATACAGAGGAGTTTTATCCTCAGAGCAGAATATATGCTGCTGGCAGATATAGAGTCTTAGGCCCGAGCATTATCTCCGAGGGTTGTGATATCGGAAGAGGCAGCGTTATCGGGCCGTATGCTGTGATAGGAGAAGGATGGGGGATCGGTTCCAATTCAAAAATCATCCGGTCCGTATTTTGGCCTGTTGATATCGGCCCGTCAGGATACCCGGGATGTTTTACGGTTGAGTCTGGAGTGACGGTCGCAGACTGCGCTGTCGGCAGCGGCCGCATCGACAGAGATGCGCGTGAAGAGGTCATCGTGAGTAACGGATCAGAAACTTTTCGCAGACAGCTGAATATTTCGGGTGGTCATTGA
- a CDS encoding HAD-IA family hydrolase — MSVSLNRARTVAIFDMNGTMINDGRFHRNAWMSYCQKKGHATITPDIYSRHIAGRNNRDILTFFLGRQPDPDELHLLGREKEAIYRDSYRPFLAEVPGLTVFLDQLKKAGIPRVLATSAGKENIDFVLDGLNLRRFFSQIIGGDGIKNGKPAPDIFLKAAEVAGKAPQDCVVFEDAFSGFKAALSAGSKCVGLITNLTEEQIIAAGVDLAIKDFTQISVSILDSLFVKKG; from the coding sequence ATGTCAGTTTCTTTGAACAGGGCCAGGACAGTCGCGATATTCGATATGAACGGGACAATGATAAATGACGGCCGGTTTCATAGAAATGCATGGATGTCATATTGTCAGAAAAAAGGTCATGCTACTATCACGCCTGACATATACAGCCGTCATATTGCCGGCCGCAATAACCGTGACATTTTGACATTTTTTCTTGGCCGCCAACCGGATCCTGATGAATTGCATCTATTAGGCAGGGAAAAGGAAGCCATCTACAGGGATTCTTATAGACCATTCCTTGCGGAGGTTCCGGGATTGACGGTGTTCCTTGACCAGCTAAAAAAGGCAGGGATACCCAGAGTCCTAGCGACTTCTGCCGGCAAAGAGAATATTGACTTTGTGCTGGACGGATTGAATTTGCGCCGTTTCTTTTCACAAATAATCGGAGGAGACGGCATCAAAAACGGAAAGCCGGCGCCGGACATATTTCTTAAGGCAGCCGAGGTCGCAGGCAAAGCTCCTCAGGATTGCGTGGTATTTGAGGATGCCTTCTCGGGGTTCAAAGCTGCGTTATCCGCGGGGTCAAAATGTGTGGGGCTTATTACAAATCTCACAGAAGAGCAGATAATCGCAGCCGGGGTAGATCTGGCAATAAAGGATTTTACTCAGATATCAGTGAGCATATTGGACAGCCTATTTGTGAAAAAAGGATGA
- a CDS encoding radical SAM protein: protein MHRANIIPEANRYAQLLTTHITRQRGAAFRPFDGVMTLPRQLEIHLSNDLGKRCNINCIHCQGQHLQQVITPFYDKVSSLVAKLKGRIPLFVLSGAYSEPALNEKLIDLLELIKSTGSSFGLHTNGTLLRGLERKNGFLTRLHAAAGSEDDYMTVAIDACSPESFEKTKRRSGRLYDEVITGLRELYRIRTQTPKETLKTRITYLLNDYNSDPTELQKFVELMRSVEVDSVRFAVPYAPYGTPLAQCLEHKEEVELPFYEKYWHAIAPLLSKVPGQRTHVFVMTPEKQDVEKIDFYHCYYGYYMINLGADGFFYRCSAVAHPGFKSHRLGPVTDDLNEFYAMILKNQQEGFDPMKCCLPFGARCNRASIEINRQFDDEYYPDKEV from the coding sequence ATGCACAGAGCGAATATAATACCTGAGGCGAACAGATACGCGCAGTTATTGACGACACATATAACACGTCAGCGGGGTGCCGCGTTCAGGCCTTTTGACGGGGTAATGACCCTGCCGAGGCAGCTGGAGATCCATCTTTCAAACGATCTGGGAAAGCGCTGCAATATAAATTGCATTCATTGCCAGGGGCAGCACCTCCAGCAGGTAATAACGCCTTTCTATGATAAGGTCTCTTCTCTGGTCGCAAAATTAAAAGGACGGATCCCTCTTTTTGTTCTGTCAGGAGCTTATTCTGAACCGGCATTGAACGAAAAGCTGATCGATCTGCTGGAACTCATTAAATCGACGGGTTCAAGTTTCGGCCTGCATACGAACGGCACGCTTCTCAGGGGTTTGGAAAGAAAGAACGGTTTTTTGACAAGACTGCATGCGGCCGCGGGTTCAGAAGATGATTACATGACCGTGGCGATCGATGCATGCAGTCCGGAATCCTTTGAAAAGACAAAAAGAAGATCAGGCAGACTTTATGACGAGGTGATCACCGGCCTTAGAGAATTGTATAGGATCAGGACGCAAACGCCAAAAGAGACATTGAAGACCAGGATAACATATCTGTTGAACGACTATAACAGTGATCCGACCGAGCTTCAAAAATTTGTCGAGCTGATGAGATCGGTAGAAGTGGATTCAGTCAGGTTCGCGGTGCCTTACGCGCCTTACGGTACACCTCTTGCACAGTGTCTTGAACATAAGGAGGAGGTGGAACTGCCTTTTTATGAGAAATACTGGCACGCCATCGCGCCTCTACTGTCAAAAGTGCCAGGTCAAAGGACTCATGTCTTTGTAATGACACCTGAAAAACAGGACGTGGAAAAAATAGATTTTTATCACTGTTACTACGGATATTACATGATAAATCTCGGAGCTGACGGGTTTTTCTACAGGTGTTCGGCTGTTGCGCATCCGGGGTTTAAAAGCCACAGGCTAGGTCCGGTCACGGATGACCTTAATGAGTTTTACGCGATGATACTTAAGAACCAGCAGGAAGGCTTTGACCCTATGAAATGTTGCCTTCCTTTCGGGGCAAGATGCAACAGGGCATCGATCGAGATCAACAGGCAGTTTGACGACGAGTATTATCCTGATAAAGAGGTCTGA